In Deefgea piscis, the DNA window TAATTCGGCGATTAGGAAATTCAAAACCAACGACTTGCAAAGCCGCTCGAACTCGTTCTCGAGATTCACGAACTTCAGTATCAGCCAAGCCCACCAAATTAAATGCAGGTAAGCCATTAGCCAAATGAACCTCAACAGTAACTGACTGCGCAGATAAGCCATCTAATGCTCGAGAATACAAAACGGCAAGCGACATGATAGATTCACAAATGCTATGCTAATTTATACAGTGTAAGCAGGAAAATCAGATTTAATGGAACAATCAACGATTTTAATGCCTAATTTCCGAAATTTAGGCGTAGTGTTGCGCGCCCTAGTCTTGGTGCATTTAGGCGTCTTGATTTATGTATTTATTAGTATTAACCGCTGGAATGAATGGATAAACAAACTCACTGAAATTAGTTTGTGGGTTGAGCCCGTGCTCCTTATTTCATTAGCAGGGCTAGCTGTAGTAAGTGCACCACTACAAAAAATGAACTACCAAAATGCAGTGATGAGTGTATTGCTGTGGGTTTTCTGCGTCGCGTTTTGCATATCCAATCTATTTCAAAATTTAATCCCGCTTGATCATAGCGTCGTACCTTGGCGCTTTGAGTTTATTACGCTCTGCGTGACTTTTTTGCTTCTACATTATTACCAGCTTTGGATTCGCGCCCTATCGCCGCGCTTGGCTGAGGCCAGACTTGTCGCCTTACAAGCAAGAATAAGACCGCATTTTTTCTTTAATAGTTTGAATGCGGTGCTATCTTTAATACGAAGTCAGCCAAAATTAGCAGAACGGCTGCTTGAGAACCTGTCTGAACTCTTTCGCGTAGCAATGGGTACCGAGACAGGTCTTTCCACAATGGCGCGTGAAGTCGAATTGGCGCAAGGTTATCTTGAAATTGAAAAGGTACGTTTAGGTGATCGATTACAAGTTGAATGGCATATCGACAAGATGCCTAAAAAAGCCCGGATCCCACCATTGATTTTGCAACCATTGTTAGAAAACGCAATTTATCATGGTATTGAGCCAAATATCGAACCTGGGATTATTCAATTGAATATATTTCGAGTGCGTGAGGAAGTGCATATCAACATTCGAAATCCTCTTTTAAATAGTACACCGCTACGACGCGGTAATGGCATGGCACAAGAGAATGTACGCGAGCGTTTACTGCTTTATTATGATGCTGAAGCAAATCTCAGCATCACCACAGGAAACGACTATTATCAAATACATATCATGCTGCCCTATCGGGAGCTTTAACAATGAATACTGCGTTACGACTCTTTCTCGTTGATGACGAACTACCGGCACTCAACCGATTGCAGGACCTGCTAAATGATTGTGCACAAGAATGTCCAAATCAGGTCATTGGCACAGCAACCAATGGTATGAGTGCGCTACCGCAAATTGCAGAGCATGACATTGATGTGGTGATTTTAGATATCCAAATGCCGCAAATGAGTGGAATTGAGGTGGCTAAAAAACTAATGCATTTAGCAAAACCACCAGCTGTTATTTTTGCGACTGCATTTGAAGATTATGGCGTTGCTGCATTTGATGTGCGTGCAGTTGATTACTTACTTAAGCCAATTCGACAAGATCGTCTACTTACAGCATTAAAACGAGTCGTAGAGCAAAGACAGCAGCATCATATACCAAGCAACAATCAAACTATTGAAGGTGCTCGTAGTCATTTTAGTGTGACTGAACGCGGACGAGTTCATTTAATTCCAGTGAGTGAAGCTCGCTTTTTAAAAGCCGAACAAAAATACATCACATTACGCACCCGCGACCGTGAATACTTACTTGAAGATTCGTTAACTAAGCTTGAAGATGAATTTGGATCAAAATTTGTCCGAATACATCGCAATTGCTTAGTGTCACGCGATAATATTGCTGGATTCGAACGCGAAGTACAAACAGGGGGCGAGGCGCATTGGGTCGTTATATTACGTGATGTGCCAGAGCGATTACCTGTAAGTCGTCGCCAACAACATATTATTAAAGATTTCAAAAAAGGTCATGATGGATAATTTTAGTATAAATACCCCTTCATTATTATTTCCTGCTATTTCCTTGTTAATGCTGGCGTACACCAATCGATTTTTAGCTATTTCAAGTATTATTCGCCAGCTTTATGATCATCACCGTAGTAATCCGCATGTTAATATTTTGCGTCAGTTAGCTAATCTAAGAAAACGAGTGTGGCTTATTCGTTATATGCAGGCCTTTGGAATTACAAGTCTATTATTGTGTATTATTTCAATGATTTTTATGGCAATCAACTTAGATCAGTTAGCACAAGGATTATTTGTTGCTAGTTTAATATTAATGATAGGGTCATTAATATTATGCTTACAAGAAGTTATGGTATCAGATTCTGCATTAAAAATTTTACTGTCTGATATTGAAGATGAAATAAAAAATCCTAAAAAATAACAAAAAAAAACGGGCTAAGGCCCGTTTTTTTTATGCTAACAAAGCCAAAATCCACATTGCAGCTAAATTAAATAAACAAACTAATTGTGCTGCACTACCCAAATCCTTAGCCCTTTTTGCTAAATCATGCTTGGCTAAAGAAGTATGATCTACAGCAGCTTCAATTGCTGAATTTAATAATTCAACAATCATAGTAACTAAATGGCTAGCGACAATAATCGCATGAGCCCAAGCAGGCATAGCAAGAAAAAAAGACAATGGAATACCAACAATCGCTAACAAACTGACTTGGCGAAAAGCAGCTTCATTTATCCAACCTGCTTTTAATCCATCAATTGAATAACCTAATGCATTTAAAACTCGTTTTGCGCCTGTTTTACCTTTAAATGGGCTTTCGCTCACTCTTTTTCTCCCGTTAAGATTCAAATACATCAACATAGCAAATATAACTTGTTAATAAAGCTACTGGTAATGCGATAATCAAACCTAAAAACATTGGTAGCATTGCTAAAAACAAAAAAACACCACCAAAAATAGACATAATTAAAATTGGTTGCCAATTACGCCAAAAAGCTAAAAATGATAATTTCATTGCTTCATTAGCTTTCATTCCTTGAAGCATCACTAAAGTCGGCGCATAAAAATAAGCACTATAAACAATTAAAAAAGCAAACAATACAACAATTAACAAAGGCCAAATCACACCGATTTGCTCAATGACTTGAATATTTTTATCAACAGATAGAAACCCAAAAAAAGATGATATTGCAAGTAGCATAGTCATCAATACCATAACAAATATGGTGCCGAACATATATAAAACACCAACTTTCAATAATTCAACGAATCTTAATTTAAATCCAGAAAACAAATCAATTAATTGTGGTATATCTCCAGCTGCTTGTTTTTTTGCCGACCACATAATACCACCTAAAAAAACGGGTCCAAGCAAAGTAGAAATAAATCCACCAATTATAGGTAAGAAAGCAATACCAAAAAATAGCACAACAAAAACGCCACAAATACTTATCCAGATTGTTGGTGCTTGTTTAAATAATTTAAATGCACTCACAATCCAATACCAACCTTGTATGGCTGGTATTTTTTTTGGCTCAATACTTACATCAATTACATTATCTTGTTCTAACATACTTATTACCTGGTTAAAAAAAGTCTATACCCACATCGTAACTGAAATTAGATCTTTTTTAAGCTTGCATCTTGCCAGATAAAGATGAAGCGCACATGAAAAAGCCGCTGAAATCAGCGGCTTTTTTATTAAAACACTATGAATTTATGCAATGCACGCCAATGCTTGGCGAGCAATCATCAGTTCTTCATTCGTTGGAATCACATAAACTGCGATTTTACTATCCGCCAAAGAAATGCGACGTGGTTCACTAGAACGTACCGCATTTGCAGCTTCATCAAGCTCAACGCCTAACCAACGCAATTGATGACAAACAGCTTTACGTGTATTGGCATCATTTTCACCAATACCGGCAGTAAATACTAAAGCATCCATACCACCGATTGCTGCTGCTAACGAAGCTGCTTCACGAACAACACTACTAGCAAAATACTCAACTGCTAATTTTGCACGCGGTGAATCTGAATTTTCTAAATCACGCATATCGCTAGAGAAACCAGACAAACCAAGTAGACCTGATTCTTTGTACAACAAGGTTTCAATTTGTTTTGCATCCATTTTTAAATGATTCATCAAATGCAATACAACACCAGCATCAATACGGCCACAACGAGTACCCATTGGCAAACCATCTAATGCAGTAAAGCCCATGGTTGTTAATTGGCAGCGACCACCAAGTAAACCAGCCATTGAAGAACCATTACCTAAGTGAGCAACGACAGTACGACCTTCTGCTGCACGAGTATCAATTTCTGGCAATACGCTGGCAATATATTCATACGATAAGCCATGGAAGCCATAACGACGAATGCCTTCTTTTTGCGAGAATTCATACGGTAGTGCAAATAATTGGTTCAATTCTGGTTGCGTAGTATGAAATGCAGTATCAAAGCAGGTTACTTGGGGCACATTTGGTAATAATTCTTCAAGAACACGAATTGGTGTGATGTTATGTGGTTCATGCAAAGGTGCCAAAGGAATCAAAGCTTCTAAACCTGCAATTACTTCAGGCGTCACAAGTTCAGGTTTTGAATAGGTTGTTCCGCCATGAACTACGCGATGGCCAATCACTGCAATTGAACGTCCTTCAATACGCGATTCCAACCAGTTGAGCATATAGCGTAAAGCATAATCGTGATTTTTTGGCGCATCACTAGGTAATGTTTCATTGGCTACTTTATTATCAGCGGCATCTTTTGCGCTGAATTTTGGTTCTACATACAAACCTTCCATTTGGCCTTTAAATAAGACAATAGGATCAGCTGCGCTAGTTTCAAATAATGAAAATTTAATACTTGAAGAACCGGCATTGATAACTAAAACTAATTCACTCATTTTTTACTCCAAATTTAAAAATAACAAAGGGTATTGATCTACATATGTTACTAATCAAGACCTAGAAGGCAATACAGCATTAATTTATTTTAAAAAATTATCACTATGAAAAAGAGTTAATATTTTAAAATACTATTTAGTCTTAATTTGTCTTAATAATAAAAAATACTTAATCATAACTATGCAAAAAGCATTAAATTGCATCATGGTATGATTTATGTATAGTTCATATAAATTCTTACAACTAAAACTACAGTTGCATTGTGATTTGCTTACGTTTTTTCGTTCCTTAAAGTAGTCCTTTTAAAAATATGTAAGGTTTAAGCTATATTTACAACGAACTACAGTCACTTACTTATTATGACGTGTAGTTTGGCAAACACTTGTAGGCTATGCAAAGTAAATTGTGGCATAACATCATTGTTGGCATGGCTTAAAATCAATTGCATCTATTTGATTTTATTATATTTTTTTAAAAAATCAGTCTTTTTTTGATCATTAAGTTAGAACTTGATTCATCAATTTAATGAGGTGTTAGCACTACAAACACGTCTAAATTTACATGTAATGAAAGTTTTAACCTAGAGAATGTATGTGGTTAGCCTCTAATATTGATCTTGTTTTTACTTGATTTTTTAACGATGCCAATTGCATACAGCAAAAATTAACAGCATTATAAACCGTGAAAATTATAATAACTTGGTTAATATCAAGGTCTTGAAGGTCATAGTTAAAAATGAATACTAATTACACTACACATCTTATTTGTGCACCTGAATTATCAGATACTTTTAAAGTAAGCAATATAAATATTAAAGTAGGTGAATTTGTTAGTAAAAATGAATTATTGATATCTTTAAATAAAAACAATGATCATATTTATATTAATGCTATTGAAGATGGTCAAATTAGTTATTTATTTATTAACATTGGTGATGATATTAATAATGGTGATTTACTATTATCAATGGAAGTTGAAGAATTGCCCACTGGGTTTTTAGATGTGGTAGATCAACGCTGTAGTCAAGATTCAACTGAAGTTGATATTGAAAATTCATTAATGATAATACCTTCTGCAGCAAAATTAGCTTCTCGATTAGGTGTTGATTTAAGTTTAGTAAATCCAAATTGTATAACTGGTTATATCGGTAATGAAGAAGTTGAATTATTTGTTAAGCATGAATTATTGAAATTACAGCAGTTGAGGAAATTATTAGCATAGTTAGTTTGTTTAAGAATATGCATTTGGTATTGCAGTTTGGATTGATGTTTGTAGCTTAGATATTTTAAGTCATTGATTTTTATAGCTTAATTTTTAATTTTGTAAATAAGTTATTGATTTATATATGTTTTCTCATATTGCTTGATTTTTAAGTTGATCATGTTTTGAAGCGTTTGTTTTTTATATATATATTGATAAGTAAAAGATAGTAGTAATAGATAAGGATCAAAAAATCTGTGGATAACTCTATAAACCTTTATTTATCAACATCTTAAGTTGTCCACATGGGTGCTGATAGTCCTTGTTCCTGCTGTGGATAATATGTGTTGAGTTTTTGGCTTGATCTGTGGGTAACACTTATCCACATTGATCGTGGACTTCCCCACATTTTAAGTGATTGATTTGTATAGGGTTGTGTGAATAAGCGTATAATCGCGGCTTTTCTTGGGGGTGTTTGATGGCAATTCAGTGGTTTCCGGGTCATATGCATGTGGCGCAGAAGAAAGTGGCAGAGACAATGGCCAAGGTGGATATGGTGATTGAAATCGTGGATGCACGTATGCCCTTGTCCAGTAGTAACCCAATGATTGAGAAGTTGCGTTTACATCGGCAACGTCCAGCTTTAAAAATTATCAATAAAACAGATTTGGCTGATCCTAAGTTAAGTCAGTTATGGTTGAATTATTTCCGCCAGCAAGCAGGTACTGAAGCCTTGTTGATGGGCGAAGACAACAAGCAAGCCGCAATTAAACAGATCGCCGTCTTGTGTAAAAAATTAGCACCGTTCCGTAATGATGCTGAAAAGCCGTTGCGAGCGATGATTTTGGGGATTCCCAACGTAGGTAAGTCCACTTTATTAAATACGCTGGCTAAGCGAAAAGTGGCTCGTGTTGCAGATACACCGGGTGTTACTAAGTCTCAGCAGCGGATTGAAACGCTTGATGGGGTTATTTTGTATGACACGCCAGGTTTAATGTGGCCTAAAGTTGAACACGAACCTTCTGGCTTTCGTTTGGCTTTGGGTGGCTCAATTGGTCGCAATGCATATGATGAAATTTTGGTGGCTTATTTTGCGATTGAAACTTTACGCGAGCGCTATCCTAAAGAATTGATGGCACGCTATAAGTTGAGTAGTCTGGATGGTAGTGTGGATGAGTTGTTTAATTTGATTGGTCGTAAACGTGGTGCTTTGATGGCTGGTGGTGTGATTGATGAACAAAAAACAGCTGATTTAATTATCACAGATTATCGTAGCAAAGCGATTGGTCGCATGACTTTAGAAGTACCTGACGACTTTATCGGGGTTGATTTAGGTTCGGGGGATGATCTTCCTGACGTACTTGAAACTGAAGATGACGATTGATTTGTATTCGTTGGCAATGATGTGCTTGTAAAATGTAACATCACATATTGCGTAACTCGGCATGCATTATCTAGATTATGTGTAGGTATATTGCTATAGACCTTTGTTTTAAAGGTTTTTGTGTGTATACCTATATGTAAGTTTAATGATTTATTGAATTTGTATTGGTATGCATAATCAATATTTTTATATTTTTGTCGCTACATAACGTCAAAACTGCGATTGATAGGAAATCAAAAATGGATGTAGAGCTTGGTCATTTGGAAGGTAAAGTCCTGCAATTAGTGAACTTATGCCGTGAATTACGTACTGAAAATCAAGAACTTAGAGCTAATTTACAATTGGCTCAAGAAGAAAATCAAAGCTTAAATACGAAATTAGTTGGCGCAAAAGACAAAGTAAATGCGATTTTGGCTAAATTACCCGAGGATGGCGTATGACTGATGCCGTGAAGTTGTTGGATATTTCAATCATGGGACGTGAGTTTCGTGTGGCTTGTCCTGCGCATGAAGAAGAAACCTTACTTCAAGCTGTGCAACTTCTCGATGCACGGATGCATGAAATTCGCACTGCAGGTAAGGTCATTGGCATTGAGAAGATTGCAATGATGACGGCTTTAAATATGACGCACGAGTTTTTAACGGCAAAGGTTGAAGGTGGCTTTGACTTTAGTGATTTTCAGCGTAAAATCGGAAATATAAGTTCAACGATCGACGCAGTTTTACAGGAATAATTTACGTATTTCGAACTGCGCCGTGATGCAAGTTAGCTTTCCTGCGGTGTTCGCGACGGTTCTAAATCTTTGAACCGATAAGCTGTATAGCACGTTTGCCAGTCATCTAGACGCCTGTTGTGAGCGTTCCTTGAGAATGCACCTGATGGCATCTGACCGGCAACAACTTGAACCATGGGTTCAAGATGCGAACCGAAACGGCACTGTGGGAAGCCCTCATTTTTTGTGATTACTCAAAAAACTCAATTACGTCGTGATCTTCGGCAACGCCGAACGGCGATATCTAAAATACAGCGACAAGCCGCTGCTTGGGCTGTAACTCATTATCCGCAAATTTTACAAAAACTTCGTCGTGGCAAAAAAATTGCTTTATATGTGCCTGTTGGCAGTGAGTTTTCTGCCTGGCCATTAATTTTTTTAGCACTGCAACGGGGTTGCTTAGTCTATTTACCGGTTGTACCTAAAGTGGGTCGACGATTAAATTTTGTGCGCTTAAATGAAGGTGCTGTTTGGTCTTATGGTGCATTTAATATTCCAACACCCAGTCATTCTGAGCAATGTTCAAGCCGTGATTTGGATTCTGTTTTTGTTCCTTTGCTTGGTTTTGATTTGCAATTAGCTCGATTAGGGCAAGGTGGTGGTTATTACGATACGACATTTGCATTTCGTCGATTACGAAAAACGTGGCTTAAACCAGCATTAATTGGCTTGGCATATTCATGTCAACAAGTAGAGCGATTGCCCTGTGAGGCTTGGGATTTAAAATTAGATGCAATTGCAACAGAGCAAGGATGGATTCGTCGCTCGCCTATCAATTGAGAGTAGTGAAATTACTGACATACTTTCGCATTCTACTTGTTTATGATGTCAAGCTTGCTCTATGCTATTTGCATCGCAACGGTTTGAAGCAAATCAAGTGAGGTAATTATGGTTGCTGTAATTTCTTCCCCTGTTCGTATTATGAATGCGGCAGGCCTTCATGCTAGACCAGCGGCGAATATTGTTAACACTGCCAAGCAGTACCAGTCTGAGATTAAGTTGTTACACAAAGGAATTGAAGCTAATGCTAAATCCCTTGTTTCTGTGATGGGCTTGGATGTTTCTAAAGACGATCAGATTCAAATCAAAGCAGATGGATTGGATGCAAATGAAGCAATGCTTGCTGTAAGCACAATGATTGCTTCTGGCTGTGGGGAAGACTAAATCGGTTAAATTTATAAATAGGGTGGCTTAAGCCACCCTATTTGCTTCTGAATAGTAAGTATTCAAAATCATTTTCTATTTTGCATGTAAAAAAATGTAATAAAGTAATATTTTAAATTAAATGAACTCTGGAAACTGATTAAGCACAAAACATGTGTTTTTTATAAAGTTAAAATGAATAAATATGGTTTAAGCATATCTGATTTTGATCTGTAAAATTTACATATAAATTGAGCAATATTACGCCCCATGTCAATAGCATTGGCGGGTAAACTAAAAAACAAGAATATGTCAACGCAATAAAAATTAATGCGGGTCAATTTGATTGACCAATTTGACTAAGAATTAAACCAACAGAGGTTGTTATGTCGATAAATCCAGTTTCGCAATTTGTATTGCTGGCCCCACTATCGGGTGTGATGGTGCCTTTGGATACTGTACCTGATCCAGTTTTTGCTCAAAAAATGGTCGGTGATGGTGTTTCAATAGATCCAACAAGTAATGTGTTGTTGGCGCCGATTACCGGTAAGGTAACGCAGGTGCATTCAGCAAAGCATGCAATTACTTTGGTTGCTGCTAATGGGATTGAAGTATTAATCCATATTGGTTTAGACACTGTGATGCTGAAAGGCCAGGGCTTTACTGCGAAGGTCAAAGAAGGCGATATCGTCGATGCGGGTCAACCATTAATTGAATTTGATATGGATGCCGTGGGTCGTAAAGCCTTGTCATTGTTGACGCAAATGGTGATTACTAGTGGCGAAAAAGTCGCGCGCTATACTCCCAATACAGGTTTGGTGATTGCCGGTAAGGATATTGCTTTAACACTGGACTTGGCTGAAGGTATTGCTCAGACTTCAGCTACTGCAGATTCATCCGGTGAGGCGTATTCAGATCCAATTCGTACGCCTAATCCAACAGGTTTACATGCTCGCCCTGCCGCTGTTTTGGCCAATGCTGCAAAGACATTTAAGTCTGAAGTTAAATTAGTACGCGCTGGCCAAGAAGCGAATGCTAAATCAGTCGTTGCAATCATGGGTCTAGAAGTACAAAACGGCGATGAAATCCGCGTTCGTGCTATTGGTCCTGATGCTTCTGCGGCAATTCAAAAATTAAGCGCGTTGATTATTAGTGGTTGTGGTGAAGATGTAGGTGGCGTAGCACCAAAACATAAACCGGCACCACTGGATACGATTAAAACCACTAAGGCACAACCTAAGTCAGAAGATCCAAATGTGTTGACCGGTGTGTCAGCATCGCCAGGCTTGGCTGTGGGACAAATTTTCCAAGTTAAGCAAGTGGATATTGCCGTCGTTGAAGCCGGCGAGTCGCCAGAATTAGAGCGTCGTCGTTTTGACCAAGCGTTGAAAGATGCGCATCAACAACTTGAAAATCTAAAATCTGAAATTAGCGATGAAAGTAAAGCTGAGATTTTTGCTGCTCACCAAGAGTTGCTTGAAGATCCGGATTTGTTAGCCATTGCGATTGCTGGTATCACCAACGGCAAGAGTGCCGGTTTTGCGTGGAAAGAAGCCTACAACACTTATTCAGCTAAGCTTGCGGCACTAAAAAATGAAGTGCTAGCGGGTCGTGCGAATGATATTCGCGATGTGGGTTTGCGCGTATTACGTTTGATTGCAGGTATTGAAGAAACAGCAATGGTCGTTCCAGAAAATGCGATTTTGATCGCAGAAGACCTAACGCCATCAGATACCGCAAGTTTGGATCGTACTCGTGTACTTGGTTTTTGCACCGTCGGTGGCGGAGCAACCAGCCACGTGGCAATTTTGGCTCGTTCA includes these proteins:
- a CDS encoding DUF2721 domain-containing protein, whose protein sequence is MMDNFSINTPSLLFPAISLLMLAYTNRFLAISSIIRQLYDHHRSNPHVNILRQLANLRKRVWLIRYMQAFGITSLLLCIISMIFMAINLDQLAQGLFVASLILMIGSLILCLQEVMVSDSALKILLSDIEDEIKNPKK
- the ptsP gene encoding phosphoenolpyruvate--protein phosphotransferase, whose protein sequence is MSINPVSQFVLLAPLSGVMVPLDTVPDPVFAQKMVGDGVSIDPTSNVLLAPITGKVTQVHSAKHAITLVAANGIEVLIHIGLDTVMLKGQGFTAKVKEGDIVDAGQPLIEFDMDAVGRKALSLLTQMVITSGEKVARYTPNTGLVIAGKDIALTLDLAEGIAQTSATADSSGEAYSDPIRTPNPTGLHARPAAVLANAAKTFKSEVKLVRAGQEANAKSVVAIMGLEVQNGDEIRVRAIGPDASAAIQKLSALIISGCGEDVGGVAPKHKPAPLDTIKTTKAQPKSEDPNVLTGVSASPGLAVGQIFQVKQVDIAVVEAGESPELERRRFDQALKDAHQQLENLKSEISDESKAEIFAAHQELLEDPDLLAIAIAGITNGKSAGFAWKEAYNTYSAKLAALKNEVLAGRANDIRDVGLRVLRLIAGIEETAMVVPENAILIAEDLTPSDTASLDRTRVLGFCTVGGGATSHVAILARSLNIPAICGIDEDALNLTNGMPVILDGSRGTLRKNPSEAEVNNIREKQAKQAIKRDAELAAAFEPAVTQDGIHVEVVANIGGIDDAVQGVKLGSEGVGLLRSEFLYLERTDAPTEEEQSQIYIDIAKALGNDRTFVVRTLDVGGDKPLAYLPMPVEENPFLGVRGVRLCLAEPELLHTQVRAVLRSAPFSKLAIMFPMITSLEEVREVKRIVAEEKAALGITQDVQVGIMVEVPATAVMAEQFAREVDFFSIGTNDLTQYTLAMDRGHPKLAKQADVMHPGVLNLINMTVKGAHAHGKWVGVCGGIASDPMAIPLLLGIGVDELSASVPTIPAIKALVRTLNKVECEKLAAEVLQMGTAAEVRARLSQLVD
- the ylqF gene encoding ribosome biogenesis GTPase YlqF, which produces MAIQWFPGHMHVAQKKVAETMAKVDMVIEIVDARMPLSSSNPMIEKLRLHRQRPALKIINKTDLADPKLSQLWLNYFRQQAGTEALLMGEDNKQAAIKQIAVLCKKLAPFRNDAEKPLRAMILGIPNVGKSTLLNTLAKRKVARVADTPGVTKSQQRIETLDGVILYDTPGLMWPKVEHEPSGFRLALGGSIGRNAYDEILVAYFAIETLRERYPKELMARYKLSSLDGSVDELFNLIGRKRGALMAGGVIDEQKTADLIITDYRSKAIGRMTLEVPDDFIGVDLGSGDDLPDVLETEDDD
- a CDS encoding LytR/AlgR family response regulator transcription factor, producing MNTALRLFLVDDELPALNRLQDLLNDCAQECPNQVIGTATNGMSALPQIAEHDIDVVILDIQMPQMSGIEVAKKLMHLAKPPAVIFATAFEDYGVAAFDVRAVDYLLKPIRQDRLLTALKRVVEQRQQHHIPSNNQTIEGARSHFSVTERGRVHLIPVSEARFLKAEQKYITLRTRDREYLLEDSLTKLEDEFGSKFVRIHRNCLVSRDNIAGFEREVQTGGEAHWVVILRDVPERLPVSRRQQHIIKDFKKGHDG
- a CDS encoding cell division protein ZapA, yielding MTDAVKLLDISIMGREFRVACPAHEEETLLQAVQLLDARMHEIRTAGKVIGIEKIAMMTALNMTHEFLTAKVEGGFDFSDFQRKIGNISSTIDAVLQE
- a CDS encoding diacylglycerol kinase, whose product is MYLNLNGRKRVSESPFKGKTGAKRVLNALGYSIDGLKAGWINEAAFRQVSLLAIVGIPLSFFLAMPAWAHAIIVASHLVTMIVELLNSAIEAAVDHTSLAKHDLAKRAKDLGSAAQLVCLFNLAAMWILALLA
- a CDS encoding biotin/lipoyl-containing protein — translated: MNTNYTTHLICAPELSDTFKVSNINIKVGEFVSKNELLISLNKNNDHIYINAIEDGQISYLFINIGDDINNGDLLLSMEVEELPTGFLDVVDQRCSQDSTEVDIENSLMIIPSAAKLASRLGVDLSLVNPNCITGYIGNEEVELFVKHELLKLQQLRKLLA
- a CDS encoding HPr family phosphocarrier protein produces the protein MVAVISSPVRIMNAAGLHARPAANIVNTAKQYQSEIKLLHKGIEANAKSLVSVMGLDVSKDDQIQIKADGLDANEAMLAVSTMIASGCGED
- a CDS encoding sensor histidine kinase; translated protein: MEQSTILMPNFRNLGVVLRALVLVHLGVLIYVFISINRWNEWINKLTEISLWVEPVLLISLAGLAVVSAPLQKMNYQNAVMSVLLWVFCVAFCISNLFQNLIPLDHSVVPWRFEFITLCVTFLLLHYYQLWIRALSPRLAEARLVALQARIRPHFFFNSLNAVLSLIRSQPKLAERLLENLSELFRVAMGTETGLSTMAREVELAQGYLEIEKVRLGDRLQVEWHIDKMPKKARIPPLILQPLLENAIYHGIEPNIEPGIIQLNIFRVREEVHINIRNPLLNSTPLRRGNGMAQENVRERLLLYYDAEANLSITTGNDYYQIHIMLPYREL
- a CDS encoding acetate/propionate family kinase gives rise to the protein MSELVLVINAGSSSIKFSLFETSAADPIVLFKGQMEGLYVEPKFSAKDAADNKVANETLPSDAPKNHDYALRYMLNWLESRIEGRSIAVIGHRVVHGGTTYSKPELVTPEVIAGLEALIPLAPLHEPHNITPIRVLEELLPNVPQVTCFDTAFHTTQPELNQLFALPYEFSQKEGIRRYGFHGLSYEYIASVLPEIDTRAAEGRTVVAHLGNGSSMAGLLGGRCQLTTMGFTALDGLPMGTRCGRIDAGVVLHLMNHLKMDAKQIETLLYKESGLLGLSGFSSDMRDLENSDSPRAKLAVEYFASSVVREAASLAAAIGGMDALVFTAGIGENDANTRKAVCHQLRWLGVELDEAANAVRSSEPRRISLADSKIAVYVIPTNEELMIARQALACIA
- a CDS encoding BPSS1780 family membrane protein — its product is MLEQDNVIDVSIEPKKIPAIQGWYWIVSAFKLFKQAPTIWISICGVFVVLFFGIAFLPIIGGFISTLLGPVFLGGIMWSAKKQAAGDIPQLIDLFSGFKLRFVELLKVGVLYMFGTIFVMVLMTMLLAISSFFGFLSVDKNIQVIEQIGVIWPLLIVVLFAFLIVYSAYFYAPTLVMLQGMKANEAMKLSFLAFWRNWQPILIMSIFGGVFLFLAMLPMFLGLIIALPVALLTSYICYVDVFES
- a CDS encoding 5-formyltetrahydrofolate cyclo-ligase, with amino-acid sequence MITQKTQLRRDLRQRRTAISKIQRQAAAWAVTHYPQILQKLRRGKKIALYVPVGSEFSAWPLIFLALQRGCLVYLPVVPKVGRRLNFVRLNEGAVWSYGAFNIPTPSHSEQCSSRDLDSVFVPLLGFDLQLARLGQGGGYYDTTFAFRRLRKTWLKPALIGLAYSCQQVERLPCEAWDLKLDAIATEQGWIRRSPIN